The following DNA comes from Gordonia zhaorongruii.
GAGCACGATGCTCGGCGGCGGGGAGAACCACGCCGCCGAGCTCGAAACTGCCATCGACCGGACACTCCGGGTGATCAAAGCGAAGGCGGAATCGGCCTAGGGGCGGGGGTCACGGGCGCTCGGTGACGCCACGGTCCGGCTGGCGGGCGCATCCGCCCGCTGCGAGGTGACGTGAACCGGAACGGTCCCGGTCGTATCGAGCCACGGCTGGCGTTCGATCAGGTCGCTGACGGTGACGGTGCCTTCTTCGACCACCCCGCTGGCGGCGTCGAAGATCACGTACTTCTGGTCGCCGTTGTGAACGGGCTGCGCCTCGATCATGACCAGCCGAAGATCGCCGTCCTGCAGGTTCAGCCGCCGGTGCACAGCGGTCGCGAGCTGCTCGTTGTGCAGGTGTCCCTCGCCGAAGTTCCAGCCGATGAGAGAGCCTGCCATGAATTCGCCCTCGCGGACCACGTAGTCCTCGCGGTCGGGGACCGCACGCGGGATCAGACCCATGTGCGCACGACCGTGACTGTGCATCGACCGCCAGGCGGAGAACTTCTGCATCATGAACTCGCTGGTGTCCTCGTCGTACAGCTTGAGCAGTTGGTGCTTCGTCATGGGCGCCGACTTCGTGATCTCGGCCTCCATGCGCTCCTCGAGCCCCGGGCGCATCAGCCAGGTGTTGGTTGCCCAGTTGCCCGCGTAGTAGCGCATGCCAGTGAGGAACGAGATCGCCTGCGGCTTGATGTCGCCGATGACGATGCCCGCGATCAGTGCGACGGCGATCAGGTACGGCCACGGGGTGGTCGCGTTCCAGATGGAGTACGTCGAGTCGGTGTAGTTGAAGAACAGGAACCAGGCTGCACCGATGACGAACAGGTTCCATTCCAGCGGCACTCCGGCCGGGAACGTCGACAGGATGAACAGGTGGAAGATGGTCAACCCGATGAGGATCACTGTGGTCAGGATCGAGTTGGTGGAGAAGATCAGGATCGCCGGCATCACGAATTCGATCACGGTGCCCTGGTGGGCGGCGATCTTGGCGAACAGCGATGGGCGCATGTCCTCCGGGTAGTTGCGGTACAGCTTCTTCTTGACCCATGGGCCGCCGACGAACGGGCTGTTCGAGATCATCACCGACACCACGAACGGGAAGTGGTGGTTCAGCTTCGACGACGCGGCACCCCACCAGACGGCGACCATGATCAGCTTCAGAGCGATGATCATGTCGATGCAGGGGAACAGGAAAGCGATCGCCATGACGAGGTACTGATCGGAGCGGGCTGACAGGAAGATCGCCTTGTCGCGCAGGCCGACGAGCGCCAGTGCGACGACGATGGCGATCGGGACCGCCGGGGCGATCATCCCGGCATCGCCAACGTCACCCACACCGTCGGACACCAAGCCCCACACCAGGATTCCCAGAAGTGCCGCGTAGAGGACGACGTCGACGATCGTCCGGGTTTCGCCGCCGGTCAGCGGGACCTTGCCCGGCCATGGAGCCAGGCGGATGGTGCCCGGACGCAGCCAGTAGGTGAATCCGCCGACCGGCGGGAAGAACCGCATCGTCAGCGGACCGGATCCGCAGCCGAACCCGCAGACCTCGAACAGGATCGTGAAGATCACGACCTTCTGGAACACGATCGGCTCGGTCCACCACGAACCGATGTCCGACAGCTCACCGATGCCCGGAGTGCTGATGGAGATGATCCACAGCGGCAGCAGCACATAGGCGGCCATCTTCACGAAGTAGAAGAGGTAGGCGCCGGGAGGCGTGCCGAACCCGTTCGCGCCCCAGTGCTGCACCTGGATCCTCAATCGCTCCAGCTGCGGCAGCTTGCGCCACTCACTCAGGTCGATGTCGGGCAGGGTAGGGGACAGGATTCCCATGACGTGTTCCTTCGGTCTTACGGGTCGGTCGAGTCGGCGACGGTCAGTGCTCAGCGTCGGCAGACTCATCTGCCTGATCGCTCAATCGTTTACGCATGGCGGGCTTGTCGAGCTTGCCGACCGGGTTCTTCGGAACGTCGTCGACGATCCAGACGGCGACCGGACGCTTGTACTTCGACAGCGACTCGTCGATGTGCTTCTGGATGACGTCTTCGGTGGTCGACGGATCCGACACCGACACGAACAGCACCGGCTCTTCGCCGCGCATGGGATGAGGTCGGCCGACGACAGCGGCCTCGAGGACTCCGGGAACCTCGTAGACGACGTTCTCGATCTCCTTCGGATAGATGTTCTCGCCGCCGCGGATGATCATGTCCTTCGCGCGATCGACCAGCGTCAGGTAACCGTCCTCGTCGAACCGTCCGATGTCGCCCGTCCGGAGCCAGCCGTCGATGAAGGCCTTCTCGGTCTCCTCCGGCAGATTCAGGTATCCGCGCATCACATTGGGGCCCTTGATCTGCACCTCGCCCGCCGAGCCGTCGGTGATCTCCTCGCCGCCGGGTCCGGCGATGCGCACCTGCTCGCGGGGGAGGGGGAGGCCGACGGTGCCCGGTTTCCGCTTGCCGTGGATCGGGTTGACCGTCGAGGCGCATGTGGCCTCCGACAGTCCGTATCCCTCGATGACCGGCACCGAGAAGCGGCTCTCGAACTTGTCGAGCAGTTCGGCGCTGGCAGGGGCGGCACCGCACACGGCGAACTGCAATGAGGAGGTGTCGGGCTGCAGTTCCTCGGGCAGGTTGGCCAGCATCGCGAAGATCGTGGGCACCCCCGAGAAGTAGGTCGGCCGGGCGGCTTC
Coding sequences within:
- a CDS encoding class I adenylate-forming enzyme family protein; the protein is MFLAEMAGSRAESDPSAPALADDTQTFTNHEFDEAIIRAAGTLAEAGVSKSDVVAIMLPNTADFVIALFAAWRLGATATPVNPSLEPKEIAYQLADCKQSAVVTSDDLKAKLADDVTVVTDLSSAKTGTRETTQTDEHDLALLIYTSGTTGRPKGVMLDHANLTAMVEMAIEEFSLDSSTHSLLILPLFHVNGIVVGALSSLVAGGSVTVAGRFDPRTFFDRVEAARPTYFSGVPTIFAMLANLPEELQPDTSSLQFAVCGAAPASAELLDKFESRFSVPVIEGYGLSEATCASTVNPIHGKRKPGTVGLPLPREQVRIAGPGGEEITDGSAGEVQIKGPNVMRGYLNLPEETEKAFIDGWLRTGDIGRFDEDGYLTLVDRAKDMIIRGGENIYPKEIENVVYEVPGVLEAAVVGRPHPMRGEEPVLFVSVSDPSTTEDVIQKHIDESLSKYKRPVAVWIVDDVPKNPVGKLDKPAMRKRLSDQADESADAEH
- a CDS encoding DUF3556 domain-containing protein, with translation MGILSPTLPDIDLSEWRKLPQLERLRIQVQHWGANGFGTPPGAYLFYFVKMAAYVLLPLWIISISTPGIGELSDIGSWWTEPIVFQKVVIFTILFEVCGFGCGSGPLTMRFFPPVGGFTYWLRPGTIRLAPWPGKVPLTGGETRTIVDVVLYAALLGILVWGLVSDGVGDVGDAGMIAPAVPIAIVVALALVGLRDKAIFLSARSDQYLVMAIAFLFPCIDMIIALKLIMVAVWWGAASSKLNHHFPFVVSVMISNSPFVGGPWVKKKLYRNYPEDMRPSLFAKIAAHQGTVIEFVMPAILIFSTNSILTTVILIGLTIFHLFILSTFPAGVPLEWNLFVIGAAWFLFFNYTDSTYSIWNATTPWPYLIAVALIAGIVIGDIKPQAISFLTGMRYYAGNWATNTWLMRPGLEERMEAEITKSAPMTKHQLLKLYDEDTSEFMMQKFSAWRSMHSHGRAHMGLIPRAVPDREDYVVREGEFMAGSLIGWNFGEGHLHNEQLATAVHRRLNLQDGDLRLVMIEAQPVHNGDQKYVIFDAASGVVEEGTVTVSDLIERQPWLDTTGTVPVHVTSQRADAPASRTVASPSARDPRP